A region of Phalacrocorax carbo chromosome 9, bPhaCar2.1, whole genome shotgun sequence DNA encodes the following proteins:
- the LOC135314892 gene encoding inositol 1,4,5-trisphosphate receptor-interacting protein-like 1, protein MALVTWFTLIVMGIMHVPLQVGHGPDVARCQREQERLELLLQDMARLLEEMQESSWVTRGALLLASLQQWQFWAFAGGLLLLFWLCWRPWKRSREPGSSSKHGSSTSLEEEEEEEEEEGDDPLHMDRFLHECTSWPLRKRQRECTMVEELVNNLLRVCRILCGNGFTPRLQPAVGVGGFLKGWNGREEDLVYRLLVPLKPPAGHSFHLELGTEGDMLLRNSCLRVELECMCTRERQLGDMLCFLHHPEDELMSSQEASLLQTLCSGSYLDVQKTAVWLQGLMKAASILAPPATKCKLKVLPSTRFCKLQLRDVFKRPLFVELILAVQQGNSDTFVSME, encoded by the coding sequence aTGGCTCTGGTGACATGGTTCACCTTGATTGTGATGGGCATCATGCACGTGCCACTGCAGGTCGGGCATGGTCCGGACGTGGCCAGGTGCCAGCGCGAGCAAGAGcgtctggagctgctgctccaggataTGGCTCGGCTGCTTGAAGAGATGCAGGAGTCGAGCTGGGTGACCAGGGGAGCCCTGCTCCTTGCTTccttgcagcagtggcagttcTGGGCCTTTGCTGGaggcctgctcctgctcttttgGCTCTGCTGGCGGCCCTGGAAGAGGAGCCGTGagccaggaagcagcagcaagcatggCAGCTCCACAAgccttgaggaggaggaggaggaggaggaagaagagggggacGACCCATTGCACATGGACAGGTTTCTGCATGAGTGCACATCGTGGCCACTGCGGAAGAGGCAACGAGAGTGCACGATGGTGGAAGAGCTGGTGAACAACCTTCTCCGGGTCTGCCGAATCCTGTGCGGCAATGGCTTCACGCCACGACTGCAGCCAGCTGTCGGGGTGGGTGGCTTCCTGAAAGGCTGGAATGGTCGTGAAGAAGACCTTGTCTATCGCCTGCTTGTGCCCCTGAAGCCACCCGCTGGGCACTCCTTCCACCTCGAGCTGGGCACCGAAGGGGACATGCTGCTCAGGAACTCCTGCCTGCGTGTGGAACTGGAGTGCATGTGCACCAGGGAGCGGCAGCTGGGGGAcatgctctgcttcctccatcACCCTGAGGATGAGCTGATGAGCAGTCAGGAAGCCAGCCTCCTGCAGACCCTCTGCAGCGGCTCGTACCTCGACGTGCAGAAAACCGCCGtctggctgcaggggctgatGAAAGCAGCCTCCATTCTTGCGCCTCCAGCCACCAAGTGCAAGCTAAAAGTGCTGCCCTCCACGCGcttctgcaagctgcagctgagagATGTCTTCAAGAGGCCCCTCTTTGTGGAGCTGATCCTGGCGGTGCAGCAAGGCAACTCGGACACATTTGTGAGCATGGAGTAG
- the LOC135314893 gene encoding inositol 1,4,5-trisphosphate receptor-interacting protein-like 1, with translation MALVTWFTLIVMGIMHVPLQVGHGPDVARCQREQERLELLLQDMARLLEEMQESSWVTRGALLLASLQQWQFWAFAGGLLLLFWLCWRPWKRSREPGSSSKHGSSTSLEEEEEEEEEEGDDPLHMDRFLHECTSWPLRKRQRECTMVEELVNNLLRVCRILCGNGFTPRLQPAVGVGGFLKGWNGREEDLVYRLLVPLKPPAGHSFHLELGTEGDMLLRNSCLRVELECMCTRERQLGDMLCFLHHPEDELMSSQEASLLQTLCSGSYLDVQKTAFWLQGLMKAASILAPPATKCKLKVLPSTRFCKLQLRDVFKRPLFVELILAVQQGNSDTFVSME, from the coding sequence aTGGCTCTGGTGACATGGTTCACCTTGATTGTGATGGGCATCATGCACGTGCCACTGCAGGTCGGGCATGGTCCGGACGTGGCCAGGTGCCAGCGCGAGCAAGAGcgtctggagctgctgctccaggataTGGCTCGGCTGCTTGAAGAGATGCAGGAGTCGAGCTGGGTGACCAGGGGAGCCCTGCTCCTTGCTTccttgcagcagtggcagttcTGGGCCTTTGCTGGaggcctgctcctgctcttttgGCTCTGCTGGCGGCCCTGGAAGAGGAGCCGTGagccaggaagcagcagcaagcatggCAGCTCCACAAgccttgaggaggaggaggaggaggaggaagaagagggggacGACCCATTGCACATGGACAGGTTTCTGCATGAGTGCACATCGTGGCCACTGCGGAAGAGGCAACGAGAGTGCACGATGGTGGAAGAGCTGGTGAACAACCTTCTCCGGGTCTGCCGAATCCTGTGCGGCAATGGCTTCACGCCACGACTGCAGCCAGCTGTCGGGGTGGGTGGCTTCCTGAAAGGCTGGAATGGTCGTGAAGAAGACCTTGTCTATCGCCTGCTTGTGCCCCTGAAGCCACCCGCTGGGCACTCCTTCCACCTCGAGCTGGGCACCGAAGGGGACATGCTGCTCAGGAACTCCTGCCTGCGTGTGGAACTGGAGTGCATGTGCACCAGGGAGCGGCAGCTGGGGGAcatgctctgcttcctccatcACCCTGAGGATGAGCTGATGAGCAGTCAGGAAGCCAGCCTCCTGCAGACCCTCTGCAGCGGCTCGTACCTCGACGTGCAGAAAACCGCCttctggctgcaggggctgatGAAAGCAGCCTCCATTCTTGCGCCTCCAGCCACCAAGTGCAAGCTAAAAGTGCTGCCCTCCACGCGcttctgcaagctgcagctgagagACGTCTTCAAGAGGCCCCTCTTTGTGGAGCTGATCCTGGCGGTGCAGCAAGGCAACTCGGACACATTTGTGAGCATGGAGTAG